In Mustela nigripes isolate SB6536 chromosome 2, MUSNIG.SB6536, whole genome shotgun sequence, a single window of DNA contains:
- the ACY1 gene encoding aminoacylase-1, which translates to MASEGREGEHPSVTLFRQYLRIRTVQPQPDYGAAVAFLEERACQLGLGCQKVEVAPGRVVTILTWPGTNPRLSSVLLNSHTDVVPVFKEHWSHDPFEAFKDAEGYIYARGTQDMKCVSIQYLEAVRRLKAEGHHFPRTIHMTFVPDEEVGGHQGMELFVRRPEFQALRAGFALDEGLANPTDAFTVFYSERSPWWVRISSTGKPGHSSRFIEDTAAEKLHKVVSSVLAFREKERQRLQSDPHLKAGAVTSVNLTKLEGGVAYNVVPATMSASFDFRVAPDVDLKAFEEQLQGWCRAAGEGVTFEFAQKWTESRVTSTDDSDPWWAAFSEACKDMKLTLEPEIFPAATDSRYLRAVGVPALGFSPMNRTPVLLHDHDERLHEAVFLRGIDIYTRLLPALASVPALPSDG; encoded by the exons ATGGCCAGCGAGGGTCGCGAGGGCGAGCACCCGTCCGTGACGCTCTTCCGCCAGTACCTGCGCATCCGCACGGTCCAGCCCCAGCCGGACTACG gggCTGCCGTGGCCTTCCTTGAGGAGAGAGCGTGCCAGCTGGGCCTAGGCTGTCAGAAAGTGGAG GTGGCACCTGGCCGTGTGGTGACCATTCTGACATGGCCGGGCACCAACCCCAGACTCTCCTCTGTCTTACTCAACTCTCACACGGACGTGGTGCCTGTTTTCAAG GAACACTGGAGTCATGACCCCTTTGAGGCCTTCAAGGATGCTGAGGGCTACATCTATGCCAGGGGTACCCAGGACATGAAGTGTGTCAGCATCCA GTACCTGGAGGCTGTGAGGAGGCTGAAGGCTGAGGGCCACCATTTCCCCAGGACCATCCACATGACCTTTGTGCCAG atgaggaagttggGGGTCACCAAGGCATGGAGCTGTTTGTACGGCGGCCCGAGTTCCAGGCCCTGAGGGCTGGCTTTGCCCTGGATGAAG gcctggccaACCCCACTGATGCCTTCACTGTCTTTTACAGTGAGCGGAGCCCCTGGT GGGTGCGGATCTCGAGCACTGGGAAGCCAGGCCACAGCTCACGCTTCATCGAGGACACGGCAGCAGAGAAGCTG CACAAGGTGGTGAGCTCAGTCCTGGCTTTccgggagaaggagaggcagag GCTGCAGTCAGACCCCCACCTGAAGGCCGGGGCTGTGACCTCCGTGAACCTGACCAAGCTAGAGGGTGGCGTGGCCTATAATGTGGTACCTGCAACTATGAGCGCCAGCTTTGACTTCCGTGTGGCACCAGACGTGGACCTGAAG GCTTTCGAGGAGCAGCTGCAGGGCTGGTGCCGGGCAGCTGGTGAGGGGGTCACCTTCGAGTTTGCTCAG AAGTGGACGGAGTCGCGAGTGACATCTACTGATGACTCAGACCCCTGGTGGGCAGCATTTAGCGAGGCCTGCAAGGACAT GAAGCTCACTCTGGAGCCAGAGATCTTCCCCGCTGCCACCGATAGCCGCTACCTCCGTGCG GTGGGGGTCCCGGCGCTGGGTTTCTCACCCATGAACCGCACACCTGTGCTGCTGCACGACCATGATGAACGGTTGCACGAGGCCGTGTTCCTCCGTGGGATTGACATATACACACGGCTGCTGCCTGCTCTGGCTAGTGTGCCTGCCCTGCCCAGTGATGGCTGA
- the RPL29 gene encoding large ribosomal subunit protein eL29 — protein sequence MAKSKNHTTHNQSRKWHRNGIKKPRSQRYESLKGVDPKFLRNMRFAKKHNKKGLKKMQANNAKAMSARAEAIKALVKPKEVKPKIPKGGSRKLNRLAYIAHPKLGKRARARIAKGLRLCRPKSKAKAQTKAQASAATPAPAPAPAPAAAQTPKGAQAPTKAPV from the exons ATGGCCAAGTCCAAGAACCACACCACGCACAACCAGT CACGAAAATGGCACAGAAACGGCATCAAGAAACCCCGGTCGCAAAGATACGAATCTCTTAAGGGG GTAGACCCCAAGTTCCTGAGGAACATGCGCTTTGCCAAGAAGCACAACAAGAAGGGTCTGAAGAAGATGCAGGCCAACAACGCCAAGGCCATGAGTGCACGTGCCGAGGCTATCAAGGCCCTCGTCAAGCCCAAGGAGGTCAAGCCCAAGATCCCAAAGGGCGGCAGCCGCAAGCTCAATCGACTTGCCTACATCGCTCACCCCAAGCTCGGGAAACGTGCTCGTGCCCGCATTGCCAAGGGTCTCAGGCTCTGCCGGCCAAAGTCCAAGGCCAAGGCTCAAACCAAGGCCCAGGCTTCGGCTGCGACTCcggctccagctccagctcctgctcctgctgcagCTCAGACTCCCAAAGGTGCCCAGGCCCCCACAAAGGCTCCAGTGTAG